The sequence below is a genomic window from Amia ocellicauda isolate fAmiCal2 chromosome 6, fAmiCal2.hap1, whole genome shotgun sequence.
ACAACAGATGTAATAAGATTTGGATATTTACCCAGTCGGGTCCAAAAGACTGGATTTACAGTACATAacatttactgtagttttgacTACAGTCAAATTCACATCTCAAGTAAGTGTTTCAAGTGTCTGAAATCGTGCCGTTTATGCAGAGATTAATAAACTACACCTTTCTACAAAAGCAATATAGATAATGGTTACAGAACATCAGGTTATATAACCAAAATGCATGTAAAAGTAAACAGATTAATGGGGTGCAGCATCTCACTCCACTAATGTATCtttaaagcatttcattctTAAATCACATTCTTTAACGCTTTAAAAACAACTCTGTATGCACAGTTGTTCTGATTACTTTCTGGTTCTTGGTAGTAGTTGAATGTTACACAAAGGAATAGGCTACTTTCTATACAATTGTATGTCGAAAATGATGCCCAGGGATTTAACTGTGCATTTGTTTAGATGGAAGCAATCAAAGACATGGTCAAGAGAGATTAAGACTCATgagtattaaaaacataaattgaCCTGATGTCCTGTTTTAATGTCAGCGAGTGAGGCAGATCTGTGTTGGACCCAGTATTCTGTAACCGATTCGGTACCTTCATGGATTCCTGAGCCCCTGACAAACTGCGCAGGTGCAGACAGGGTCTAGCTGAAGAGCACACAatttatgaatataaatatgaatgattaACGCAGTGGAGTAAATACTGCTAAAATTACTACTAAATTACGTTGTCCACAAAAGTAGACaattctataattttaatgtataaaCTCTGTGCACAAATTATTTAATAGTGAGCATGAATTAAACTGTGGGGAGTCAATATAAATTGTATGCACGATTTAGAGAACCTATAGGTTACTTAGTTTAGATTTGGAAGTAACAGgctattgctattattattaatttatttggctATGTTTTCATCTAAAGCAACTTACTTTTGTAACCATTCATTCAGCTTAATACTTTTGTTATTTTCAAGGGAAATAACATTATAGTGTCAGTAAAAGAAATAAAATTGCAAAGTATTTGATATCTCCTCTATGCATTTAAGATAAATAAACTGTACCTATCTTAATGAATGTTTTCACATTATTGACAATTAATATTGGAATTTTCAGGCTCATGTATAAACAGGCAGAATGACAGAAAtcacaaacatttcagaaaaCTGTGACAAAAAATTATTGATGCAGATTAGATGGTCTCACAATTACTTGATCCATGAATGTTGCTGAAAAACTGTTTTGGATACCTTCTCATAGCAATCAGCGAAGTCATTTCAGAGCTGTCATCATCATACTTTTAAACTTCTCCAGGTCGCACTTCTTGATGATAAAGACTTTGTGCTCTTTTTGGAGGAGGCCCACTTTGTCGAGCACCATCATGCCTCGGGTCAGCCTCCCGGAGAGCTCCACACTGACCGGCCACTCCTCCAACTCTGTGATGACGGAGCTATCTATAGCGGCTGCCATGGCGTAGGAGTCGCAGGATATAAAGCCGTCTGCCCCCACCATCTCCTGGTGCTTGTACGTTTTAACCATCTCCATGCTGTACCTGAAGATCTTCTTCATGAACCTGGCCTTCTCAGAGTTTTGGTCCAGCCATGGTCCACAGAATTCCTGAAGAATAAAtattgatatgtatatatatggaaGAATCAGGTCTTGTGAGGAGTTGCTCTCCCTTTTGCTCTTCACATCATTGTATGAGGAGATCAGACACTGTTGTTCTGTTAACACTCGGGACAGTAACATATTGTGACGCACCACAAGGACTGGTACAGAACAGCAGGTATATAAAGGTCACACGGGCTGCCCCCATTCACCAAACGTGAGATTACAAGCCTATGAAACAAGAAAAGAGAACTTGCGAAGCAAACCCCTCTTGGCAGTTCAGCTCAGGCGCACACATGCTTGACAGCTTGCGGTGCAGAAGACCAAGCAACTGACAATCAGTCCCAGCCACTGAACACTATAAAACAGACCCCTATTGCCACAGTGTGTGCAAAGTACCTGAAGGGAATCTCAGGGGGGgagttttggagaagaagagaTAGAAATAGAGAACGAAAGATACATGGCCACCCTCTATCCTTTTGAGAACCCGATTCGGCACATTGACCAGGACAGGAGGATGGATCACGCTTATGACAATACGCCCCATGTTTATGACCTATGACCACAGCTTTGGATCtcaattttgattttattacacAACCCTCCCTGTGTGAATGTGAGATGGGGGAAACCGCTTAGTGGACCCACAAGAGATAGAGCTAATTCTCCCCGTTTAGAGTCCTATGTCAGAAATAGGTTTATGAGTGTTTTCCCAGCCTTTCTCTAGAATTCTCCTCCTTTCACCCTGTATTCACTTGTTCCTTGAGGCACATCCACAACACCAGGTTATGTATCAATAttattaagtaatttaaatgtaatatacttTGTATATTTTACAATAATACTTTTAAGCCGAATTTGAATTCATTCTATAATCATGCGAGCCAAAAACGATAAGtatgaggaaaaataaaaaaagttaattgcttaataCCTCCTATAAAACTTTAAAGGTACTGAATCTTATTTTCCAATTCGGGCAAAATATTCTCACAGTATAGTAAATTACACTGATGGGCAATTTGCTCAAAGTTTGCCAACACTGGAAAATCACTATCACCTATTGCCATTTAAAGCAGGACCCCTTTGTGAGAGCATATTCACACTGTTATCCTAAATTATTCACACTGCAGACTCCTGAATGTACTCACAGATTGGAAATCCCCCAGACTGTTCAGTTGCACATTAACACAGCTCTGCAGTCCGGCTGCTTCCCAGTCATTCTGAGATGACGGACTGAACAGTCCATGGCATGCTTCTCATCTCCTTACCCAGGGGATCTTGCTCATACATGTAAACTCCCAGGTGGCAAGGTAGGTTGGACACAGGTAGTCGTTTAGCACAATGTAAGCAGCTTCTGGATCGGCAGTGAAGTTAAACTCTCCACAGACGGTAGTGTTGCCTCGTGCTGCAGACAGAAGAACACAGTGAAGAGACCTGCCAGACTGCTCAGACAATGCCATCGGCTGCTGCTCATCCAGCATGGAGCCCAACAGCAACAGATCTGTGGATCCCTGTAACTGCCCAGATAGAACCCCCTCCCCTGTTATGGGCTAAATATAAAATGTCTGAAATATATTAGGTCTTACTagagtttgtattattattaatatcattatttctaataaaaacaataaaatggcAAACAATGGCAAATAATTCAGAAACGTACACTCTGTGTTTcctcccatgatgtacagtccCTTCAGTTTCTGGGGAAAGCTGGGATCTATCTTCACAGCGAGAGCCAGGTTTGTCAAAGGGCCGGTAGCAACAAGAGTGACCTGCAATACAGCACTTTCATTTAACATGCGCCGCTGCCTGACACCCAGAGCACAGTCTGAATGAACGCGGCTCATAAGCAAGAAGCTCTCCCCATTCTCCTAGGCACAGAATTACCACTAAGATAGATTTTATTTAACCTCTGTAATGAACACAAACATAATTGTCATTGAAAAGACATTCTAACATGTTTTAATCAGTAGTTCAATATTACACTAATCTGTAACAGGATGGAATCTTAAAACATGGTTGACCAACATATCTGTAGTGTTCCCTTGTTCAGAGCCCCGAGCCACAGTCAGGTACTACAGGTACACCATTTTATCGCTAACAAGGTTTCTCTTTTCCTCGCAACGTATTCAGAGGGTGTGATCACCAGTGTAGCAAAAGTAGAattggcatttctccagaaTTAATTCCCAACCAAAAAAGCTGTATTAGCTGTGTAGCTGGGCAGTCCACATGGCACTGGAGTGGTGCTGGGCTGCCCATACTGGAGAGGTGTAACTGTGTACTGATCACACCCTGCAGCAGCTCTGCTCACCTGGCCTTCATGCTCTGTGACGATCCGGATCATGGCCTGCACCGCCCCTTCCTTCTGGACGTGCTCAAGGCCCGGGGCCTCCGGATCAGGGGCGTCCCCCAGACCGTCCTCCCCATGGAAGTGACTGGCGTTTAGGGACTCGTTCAGGAGTGAACTGGAGGCACCTCTGAAAACTGGGATCTGCAACAATAGAATGAATGTAATACATGCATTGGTTTCTTAacaggtaaaatatatatatatatattaaaggaaattgttaaattaactCTTATATGATAGAAGATTCTGGTTGGTGCTCCATACCGTAAAAGTGCTCCCACCCCCACcaagacaaaacaaatgcatttattaattctATGCGTGTATGATCAAATTGCTTTCACTGTAAACATTtatgcaagaaaacaacatTGGAAAAGCAAAAAGACTGAGCTTCATGATGGGGGGAACACAGCTgtgaagggaaaataaatacaatttgtaaAACTGGGTATTCAAACCCAATGTTCTTATCCTATTGCTGAATTTACAGTCTCATAAACATTATGAATGTTTGAACAAGCCTCTGCTGTagttaatgtaaagtgttacaaaCTTCTATTTAATGTTTAGGTCTGTTTTACAGTAACTTGGAATAACACAAAGATAACTCAACTAAAGATTAAGTCAATGGGCATACAATTAGTATAAACAAAAACTGGCAATCAGGTGAGACTTTGTGACCAACAAGATTTGCATTCATGACTCCAGTTTGCAAAGCTCATTTCcacattgtttgtttgtattgcgacacattttcttctcttatttatttcttgccAAATGTTATTCTGTAGTTTCTCCACACAGTTTCTCCATCCCGATACAATGCACATGGTAAATTGAATATTTCACACCACAGGGAAAAACTAATAAtgcgtttgtttttttaaattagaaaaagcttGTTAATATGAAGACAATTAATCCCTTGTGTGCCCTTTGCATTTCTGATCCGTGGTTATTTGTATTGCTACACATTTTTgcttaatttattatttgtagaaaaaaagatgaatcacacacacatctaaATATCTTTGAAGATGCTGGGTATTGAAAAAGATCATatagaataaaaagaaagaaataccagCACACTTACTACAGctccaaaaaaatatatatatttatttaacacaaacATTGTTTCGATCTACCAGGGATCTTCATCAGGACAGGATTTGATATGAAGATCTCTGGTAGATCGAAACGTTGTTTGTGCTAAAAACCTGGAAAGCATGAGctacataaatactttttttttggaGCTGTAGTAAGTGTGcgggtatttctttctttttttctttatttacaattatttttttaagagtaACTCCTGTAAATCTAACTGGAACAACATTTTAAGAGTAATTATTGTGCCCTTTGCATTAAACATGTACTACGCTACAGTCTGTATCAAACAGGGGAGTAAACAGACATCCAAAGGCCTTGAAAGCCTCAGTGAAAGGCAGGGGTACCTCAAATCGCTGGCAGACCTTGAGCACACGCAGCACATTTTTGCACACGTTGTCAAGAGATGTGTTCCCACGTACACAGGTGATGCCCAGAATCTGCACATCAGGGTCAGCCAGGGCCAGCATTATGGCCTGGGCATCATCCACACCACAGTCCACATCAACTAGCAGCTTCTTCACCATCTTCTGCTCTGAACaacaaaagagaaagaaaaatgaaaccATAGCAATGGTCATGGAAGAAGATTCAGTCTGGCTTTGTATTGAGCAGTCTTCAACCGCAGGGCAGTCCCCTACAACCCTAGTGTGAAGGGGggggtgtatatacatacatacatacatacatacatacagatgggtgacaaattcaaggaaaaacctgaataaatgagtggaggaacataaagaatgaaaatgcctccaaacaggtgtactgcatgatataattaagcaattaacatcctatcatgctctgtggtatGTACaacaatgctgagcaggcccagttgaccgcgattttggatcaagatggcaagaggaaaggaaagtgactttgaaagaggggtcattattggggcacgaatggcaggagtttcaatcacaaagacgctcaactggctagtgtttcaagaGGAACGGTCTGCatttgcatttagatctatgggaaagacatcagtaaatagggttggaaattgtggtcgaaagtgcacattcgatgaccgtgatgctcgtgcattactgtgatatgtaaggaaaaacagaagagcaactctttcccaggtgactgagaatgtcaatgcaggacgtgatcagactgtcagcaagaacagtccgtcgagaactacacagagagggatattatagtagggctgcagtgcataaacccctcattacaaagacaaatgcacattagaGAGTTCAgcggtgcaaaaaccataggcactggtctacagagatgtggaagaaagtgatatggtcagatgagtcatccttcaccatattctctgcttgacccctacagtgagggggtccggaggctgtgttatgctgtgggggtcattctcctggcatggtttgggtttACTTGTCCTCTTaaagggaagggtcactgcaaataatttcaaagttgttctgagtgatcacctttatcctatagtgaaacatttctatcctgatgggagtggtctcttccaggatgacaatgcccccatccacagggcatgtggggtcactgaatggcttgatgagtatgaaaattatgtgaatgtcaccagatctcaagccaattgaacacctatgggagattttggactgacgtgttagacagcgctctccaccaccatcatcaaacccgagatgagggaatatcttttggaagaatggtgtacatccctccagtagagtccagagactcgtggtgcccaacaccttactgagacactttgttggtttttcctttgtcACCTGTCTCTATGTAGTTTTCCTCTAGCGCAACAGAAGGAAAGGCAGACAACAATATCCACAAACACCTCAaagtcaaaataacaataagtaCATAACATGTCataattttaaaagttaaaattagtcAGTGCTTAATCAAATAACACTGGACAGCTGAGCCTGAACACAGAAGCATCATATATCTCATAGCTCTGTGCCAACCCTGGACAGCTGGACCCTGTTTGAGGGAGCTTGTCTTAGCATTCCTGTACTCTGTGGCTTAAATCTAGACTatacaagaacaaacaagtaAATCTCACTGGATCAACACTCATAGTGGTTAAGATGCACTTAATCTGGGTATTGTTACTAGAATTTAAACAATATCTCTAGTATTCATTAAGCAACAATTCTGTCTTGAGATCTTCAAGATACTGAATAAATATTCAAtaatttaaagaagaaaaaataaaagactacAGTCGCTCTAATGTGCATCTGCTAAAAGACCAAATTAATTTCTAGGAAAGACCCCCCATGTCCAGGAAATAACAGTAACAGTTATGTGGTAAAAGTGAACTGACTATGGAGGGGAGTTCTTTCCACACCTGTGAAGCACAGCCCTGAATACActtgtcatactatatagtgTGTGACTCCTGTGAATCAATGCTAAttcgtttttttgtgtgtgtttatgttcaGTGCATAATTCTGCACTAATGGAACAGTTTACCTAAAATTTGCAACCACACAAATATAGATTACTCTATTTACATATTGTATACAAACTTTTCAATGAAATATAGTTTGCATCATAAAAAGACTAGGCTATTAGTTGCATAATCTCTTTTATAAACAATATTCTAATTTTTAGTTTTGGTGAGAGAAACTCTTTTAATCAGCTTGTATCACAAGCAAGCGCTTCGAGTGTCTAAATTGTGCCGTTTATGCAGCGATTTATGAACTACATCCTATTATCTATACCACGATCTATATAGATAATGGATAGAAAACTCCAGGTTATAACCAAAATGCATGTAGAGCAAACA
It includes:
- the LOC136751314 gene encoding inosine-uridine preferring nucleoside hydrolase isoform X1; the encoded protein is MMHNLSRPRLLLNPPEQMRNSAAKCLDSISDCSCDTERIPSCKEQKMVKKLLVDVDCGVDDAQAIMLALADPDVQILGITCVRGNTSLDNVCKNVLRVLKVCQRFEIPVFRGASSSLLNESLNASHFHGEDGLGDAPDPEAPGLEHVQKEGAVQAMIRIVTEHEGQVTLVATGPLTNLALAVKIDPSFPQKLKGLYIMGGNTESRGNTTVCGEFNFTADPEAAYIVLNDYLCPTYLATWEFTCMSKIPWEFCGPWLDQNSEKARFMKKIFRYSMEMVKTYKHQEMVGADGFISCDSYAMAAAIDSSVITELEEWPVSVELSGRLTRGMMVLDKVGLLQKEHKVFIIKKCDLEKFKSMMMTALK
- the LOC136751314 gene encoding inosine-uridine preferring nucleoside hydrolase isoform X2, which translates into the protein MVKKLLVDVDCGVDDAQAIMLALADPDVQILGITCVRGNTSLDNVCKNVLRVLKVCQRFEIPVFRGASSSLLNESLNASHFHGEDGLGDAPDPEAPGLEHVQKEGAVQAMIRIVTEHEGQVTLVATGPLTNLALAVKIDPSFPQKLKGLYIMGGNTESRGNTTVCGEFNFTADPEAAYIVLNDYLCPTYLATWEFTCMSKIPWEFCGPWLDQNSEKARFMKKIFRYSMEMVKTYKHQEMVGADGFISCDSYAMAAAIDSSVITELEEWPVSVELSGRLTRGMMVLDKVGLLQKEHKVFIIKKCDLEKFKSMMMTALK